The Mya arenaria isolate MELC-2E11 chromosome 15, ASM2691426v1 genomic sequence TGACTCTaagggcccaaaacacaatctcagaaaaggtctctataaactcttcctatatatcaagtttggtctatttatttcaaacctagctaaaattattccattcataaggtgactttgacgctgcctcCCATCagccgcccgaacaatgacgcaagtcgaCATTCAAATAACtggttttccctttatgaaaatgtggttaagaatatatataaaaatgtgcctttcaaagaatataaaaaaaaaattgaaaaaaaaatcattcccataatttgtatgaagggttaaaatggagttatgttccttgttctaagatggtcgtcaataattatGCAAAGTATTAAgggcattgaatgaagggtatagatgttttcttattaaaatcccaacttgccctacaactttaacctgccctttaactttaacctgccctaaaactttaacctaagtcaatcaggggccataacttgtattaaggataatatggagttatgtaacctcattgtgtgacgGTCataaacaattgtgtgaagtattaagtcaattgaatgaagagtattggactaataagtgaaaatcccaacttgccctaaaactttaacctgccctaaaagtttaacccaagtcaatcaggggccataacttgtattaaggataatatggagttatgtaacctcaaaggagtgatggtcctgaacaactgtgtgaagtattaagtcaattgaacaaagggtatagaagttattaataaatatcccaacctgtcCTAAATCTTAAACCGAAGTtcaatagtcaatcaggggtcataatttgtaaaaaggataatattgagttatctaacctcattgtttgatggtcatgaacaactatgttaagtattaagtcaattgaatgaatgcaTTGGACTtctaagtgaaaatcccaacttgccctaaattGCAATTTCTAACCGGACGCTGACGctggggtgagtagtatagccctcctaaTTCTTCGAATAATCGAGCTAAAAACTGTATTCCAAGGcttatcataaaacaattttttttgcaattttgctcaaatatcagGCACAAATTCATCTcatattataagaaaataagtgtacctatttcagtccctggtTGATCAACGGaggcatccacatcatcagcatccacatcatcagtatcatcagtattcacatcatggcactgtccagctgcaatacaaaaacatcacatcactgaaaagtgacagaagcatcaaacacaaaacaagactatacattatggtatttacaaTGGatgaaaaactactgaatacagtgcagtgtgaatgacctccaactgaggacaattctagcacaaacacctccaattgaggacaaatTATTACCTttggacaacacataaaactatttcataaaagtTTCTAGTATCTAATTCCTTTAACTCTAGGCACTTCAAACAGTTCTGTCTCATAAGATAGGAGGGACCTCTACTGAAAGTATTTGATAGAAACCCCACTGAAGACTAATATCAAAACACTGCAACTTCtagtcaagaaaaaaaactatattcctCTAGGCTTATattagaacaaaaaataattgaaatattactttaattacaGGCACCCattcatcttatattataagaaagatTAAAgtacctatttcagtccctggtTGATCAACGGAGgcatccacatcatcatcatcatccacatcatcatcatccacatcatcagtatccacatcatcagtatcatcagtattcacatcatggcactgtccagctgcaatacaaaaacatcacatcactgaaaagtgacaaaagcatcaaaaacagaacaagattATACGTTATGGTATTTATCATggaagaaaaactactgaatacagtgcagtgtgaatgacctccaactgaggacaattctagcacaaacacctccaattgaggacaagttaaTACCTTTGGACAACacattaaactatttcataaatatctctAGCATTTAATTCCTTTTATGCTAAGAACTTCAAAGTCAGTTCCGTTTCATAAGACTGGAGACACCTCTACTTAAAGTGTTTAATAGCAAACCCACTGACGaccaatatttaacactttgcAACCGTTAGacctttaagaaaaaaactaaatttcaaGGCTTATAatggaacaaaattaaattgcaattttacttaaatatcagGCAACCATTCATCACATATAAGAGAAAGGTAAGTGAAAAAGCGTACCTCTATTAGTCCCTGGTTGATCATCCGGGGCATCTACATCATCAATATCCACATTATCAGCATTATATCATCAGTATGAACAGTATCCACATTATCAGTATCAACAGTATCCACATCATGACActgtccagctgcaatacaaaaaatcacatcactgaaaagtgacataagcatcaaaaacagagcaagattatacattatggtatttaccatagaagaaaaaatactgaatacagtgcagtgtgaatgacctccaactgaggacaattctagcacaaacacctccaattgaggacaaatTATTACCTttggacaacacataaaactatttcataaaagtCTCTAGTATCTAATTCCTTTAACTCTAGGCACTTCAAACAGTTCTGTCTCATAAGATAGGAGGGACCTCTACTGAAAGTATTTGATAGAAACCCCACTGAAGACCAATATCAAAACACTGCAACTTctagttaagaaaaaaactatattcctCTAGGCTTATactagaacaaaaaataattgcaattttactCCAATAACAGGCACCCattcatcttatattataagaaagatTAAAGTACCTATTTCAATCCGGAGGCATCCACATTatcatcatccacatcatcagcatccacatcatcagcatcaacagtattcacatcatggcactgtccagctgcaatacaaaacatcacatcactgaaaagtgacagaagcatcaaaaacagaacaagactatacattatggtatttaacatggaaaaaaaactactgaatacagtgcagtgtgaatgacctccaactgaggacaattctagcacaaacacctccaattgaggacaagttattacccttgaacaacacatataaaactatttcttaaatatctctggtataaaatttcatttaagctAGGCACTTCAACCAGTTTTGTCTCATAAAACTTGAGGCAAGTTTACTGGAAGTTCTTTATAGCACACCCACTGACAACCAATATTATAACACTTTGCAACTCCTAGTTAAGAAAAACACACCATATTTCAAGCGTATCATAGACAACAAAAATCTTCAATCACTTATGCTTTCTCAAACCAGGGgacaattcaatacaatttaacaGAGCAACCTTGGAGTTTACCAATTGCACTGACGGCAAATAAAAACTTTCtagtaattttaattgtaaacaaaacatgtaacaagcatgcaaagtttcaaagccagatgtcaatggactttgaaaatatttgaggtggtacgtaatctttaacgtaaattctatgaagaaaaaggggcataattttctcaaaatgcttgataaagttacctcaatggtctttgaaaatatttgaggtggtacacaaactttaatataagtggttacgccgacgctgctgccgacgctcgggtgactatgatagctctccttattctttgaatagtcaagctaaaaaatcATTGGTTAACACCTTATGCTGGGGCCTGAACTATAACTTTCTGCCAACAAAGTTATGtcctgttatacatgtaaaataggtGAGTATGTATTTTCCCCAATTCTGCGACAATATTTTCCTTTAGATTGTcctatttatgaaaaaacatttgatagaaATCAGGTAAGAATTggccaagaaaaaaactttgtctgcaataaaataattaattatgccTCCACTAGAATATGTgaatgcaaatgtttatatgGCACATCATCACTTACATTCATTTctactttgataataattatattttgcattttttttaattatgcttcCTTTATGCTTCcttgttttaaacagtattctATTTTACAGTCAATTATTGGTTACAATCAATTGATTAGATATTGGCTGTACTTGAATGTAAAGCTGTTGctatttatatactgtttaactgttatatataacagtaagtcACTCTAAgttgaattttatgtattttatcgGATATACATGGTAAAGACTGATTTAGACTCttagattgttttttaaaagaaataaagaatatacATTATATCATATCTTGCTTTCAACTGGCTAGTGGTAACATTCAATCGTATTTggagtttttttataaagatgaaattaaacaaaatgtatgccgttaaatatgatattgttttggaCTTCTGCTACATTAACAATATATCTGACTGCAAAACAACCATGTATCTTAAAGATAAGTGTTTAACATCACATCAGTTCACATACAACTTCTGAGCATAAGCGACAGTAAATTTTGGACATATAGatctatattatttttgattttgattgttttaattccTAATGACCACACTTgacttaaacattaacattagaAAGTTAAGATTAGTCACTGTACCCTTAACAGAATAATTTTGCATTCACAGTCAcctgacataaaaaaaaacataatcggGTCAGGATTCTTTGTCGGTAGGGTTTGGTTGTCTTGAAAACCTATTCAAATCATATTGTAGTTTATTTTTCAGAGGGCTATAAGTTTGCTAACAGAAGTCGTACCAACACAAACTTGCACCAATACGAGTCGTGCAGTCGTGCAATATACGGACAGGTCGCcccacatatgtattatataggcGGTATGGGTAGATTCATATAAGTAGCTTGTCATATAgactttatattaatttaccatcataaattcttaatcaataaaatacctttaaaaaagatagccaataaatattgtaaaatttgacagaaataatATGTACTACCGTATATAATCCATATGCGGGGCGACTTCTCTATATATATGGTGAGACTTCATAGTAGTACTAGTTTGTGTTGGTACGACGGCTCTTGTAATCACGTGTTTGATGAAGTTAATGCATGGTTGTTAGCTACAAGCATGATTGTATGctagtctaaaaaaatagacgtgttatacaggattcttccaatacctaacgtctaaacgggtttgtgcaaaaacagggggTTTTTGAAacgtattgaaattttatttcgagaagaattttatgtttgaaataggtaataaaggtttatattcatattttaccatgtaagtgcaaatatattttgcacaaaaaagcataaaattgcaataaaacgaaacttgactaaCACAGACTAACACAGACTACAATTATGCAAAGCTTAACAACAATGCATTGTCAAATTAAACCACAAAGGTTAcacttgaattatttttagacaatacctttctcttattacacttaatgcaccagtcaattgtaacctcggccccccggggtataccggggatggccggggaaaagggctgtgtttttattttccaggtgcccccgcagggccgggtgatcGCGATAGTTTAGTCATaacgccaaatttagcggagattgggccttatatagagtctctggggtgcgggggcatttggccggcgTTTAACAATCAGTTCGTCCCCacaaggcggggattttacccggggtttgctGGTTTGAAAGTCAAAGTCCGGTTATTCCCTTGGACCGGGGGGGAAAGGGgggggacgtggttacaattggctggtgcataagtgtttcatgaaaccaGTCGTCGatattagacttttggatgaacaagcctgaattcttaaacttttgcttggcatcaatttttttaacaagccctgctatataaaattcagaatattgacaagcccggaagacatttttcCAATGCAGGGGTTGCTAATTCATATTggtctgtcaacaaagcatcacCAATTTAAACTACCTAGCAGGTGCCctttatctttccgctcaataaactTAGCGCTGGgctctgtcattcttggctaggaaaacaacaggTGGGACATGGACGCTTAGAGTCGCCAAATAGAAACCGTCTCTGAAGACTGAAGCTAACATTcatcaacgtacaattatttggactaagatGTATGCTAAGCATAATGCTTTAATGCACTGCTTTTGTAGATACAtaagctttaataaattaaaccattaaaaaataacaactggCGAATAGctagtgtttaaacataacagctGACCAACATAAatcttgttttgttcatttttacaaGGATACACTGAATGTCTCCGAAAACTCGTCGTGTTGACAtataataattctttaaattagcataaaaaatgaaataattttctatttaaagaaaagtatatAGTTTCTTATATAAACAGCTAATGGGCACATCATAATTGTAGAAACCATCACTGTatcttcattttaatgaaattttccgTTTCCGGGTCAGACATCGCGAAAACATATGACACTCTCAAAAATCAATCGAAGTAAACAACGTCTGGTCATGACCGTATCATACTGATAAGATAACacctttaaacatatattttacgataaaatattgttataaagttaacTAACAATTGAAAAAAGATGTTTCACTCACTTGATGATGCGCGTAACACAGCCAATCGAGACCACTGGAGTGTGACCAAAAAAGAGgcaaaaaatggaaatttacgGACGGTCACGCACTTCCCATACACTTGACCCTTctgacctccaactgaggacagtccatttttatgattttatttttcgtttcaaGTCATAAAACGAACTTTGAGACTAccttaaaaaaatgccaaatgaGACCGTCCTCAGTTGGCGGTAATGGTCTCAATCGTTGCTGTTATTTCTAAGGATTGTCCTCAGTTGGCGGTGTATGCaaacccacacacacacacacacacacacacagacaaaGATAGCAAGAAAAATTGTTTTAGGAAAGATAGAAACATGAAAGGTGTGTCTGTTGCTGCTGAACTAGGAGAGTATGCGGTTGAATCTTATTTGATTTATATGCttgtttgttaaacaatttCATGGCCACAGTTTAATTAGTTAAGataaaaggatattttttaactattgtAAGTGTTTGAACTAGAGCAATATGTTTGCGATAATACAGttgaaacaagcccagtagacaAAGATCTACTACCAGTCCACTCGTCAGTGCAACACTAATCAAAGTACGCGATGCACGTATTTTGAAGCATTCTCACTGTCATAACTAACTCTTATGATTGAAATACATCTGACAGTATTGATTgtcttgtattttaatattgcgcaatttcaaattttacatCAAACAGTAATACAATTGCATTTTGACCTTTCATGTCCCTGCTTTAGACTCTAAGTGTTTTAAAGCTCACCacaatacaatatattgtaCTATTTTGTAACGGAAGATTCCTAAATATTTCTCGGATATGTGTTACAATCCTCAACTGCGTCCAGCAAATCATATTAAATCGTAGAACAGTTCTGTCCCTTCGTACTGATTTGGCAAACAATAAAAGTAACGAAAACGCGAATGGGCTAGACTCTTATATAACTAACTACATGTACGCtctataaatattatattccTACCTTCACTTATACCGCACGCTCATTGAGGAACATAGTTTAACCGCAACCCTCGTGCATAATCTCAAAAACTCTAAAGGTTGTGGGAGCCATAAATATTACTTGTTGTACAGCTTACGTGCACTTAAAAACTAATAGTTTGTATGCGAATAGAAGTTTCATTAACCTTTTTTAAGAAATCGTAGTAAATCAGAGCAACAACACAACCGCTTCAACCAGTTTGAACCTATCGTGGTTCTCCCCGAATCACCAGGAACACCCGAGACTCCCCACGAATCACACATGTATTAACGATCAGTCAATTATCACCGCTATGTGGTCAATCGTAGCCCGACTCGTGACAGTGCTGGCCATGCTTAATATACTACATTTGTTTTAACCTTAAAGTTGCTCAGACCCACAACCGTACTTGTAGGAACACTAACACTTAGCAAGATTTCCCCGTATGTGCTCGATATGCCATTCATGGTTCCATCTAGAAGTGAGACAAATGAGTCCCGGATTCCAGATTGTAGTTGGATATCTCCGCCATCGTATGACATCCTGGCGTGCGTATCCAACGTTGATTTAAAATGCCGAAAAATACCcaatttaaaagtacatgtatacgaGCAAGTTGCGTCCATGGTAATTAAGtcagttttttttgtgtgtgcaGGAGGttactttatatattattacCTGTACTACACATACGAGGGTTGTGCATTAAGCGTTCTACCCTGTTGTTTGTAGTTAATGGGTCGTTGTGTATATTTCTAACTTAAGATCCATTATTTCATGGATTTATGTTTGGTAAGTAATACCCAGCTGTTGGGTGCAATAATACTAACGAACGAAATGTTATTCAATaaaaggcctccagcccataatacatgttacaatgcatattaaatataacaaaatacatatacatgcatgtaACTAAATAAGAATATTTGCGTCTCTTGGTTAAAAAATAAGCATTATCTATAGCTAACATGAGTTTACGAACATAAAGAGCAATAGGTTTAATATGGATAACATTTTCCGATGCCATCAGATTTAGCTTATTTCTTTATCACATTTATTCCAAGGTGGTACCAAAACAGACCCGAATCAAAAAGCGAGCATCTCTTGGTCGACCACGTCCCATGACAACGTCGAGTTCATCACGAGGCACTTCCTGCTTTCCGCTCACACAAAACTCCCCTCCACCCCGGCAGCTCTTCACCGCCACAAAACAAGCTTCATTAGACCAGTTCTTCGGCACAGCTGAAGGTGTAGATCATTAGTTAATAAGTTACATATCACATTTGCTTCTTTTGATAACCAAAAGCAGAATGAATTTCTTACACTGTGAAGCTCATctattctataaataaagtCGTTAGCATTAGCCGCAGATATCGTGGGTAACCCGACTTGTGGCACATCAAATTATatggccccgatttctcgaaacatcttaagctTACTGACAGGTTTAAGGCTTCCGTTTAGCCAAATCAATTTACTTTAACTTGACGTTACATAACAAGAAAACGTTTTTAATGGTTATGCTAAAAATAACCTCCTTTctcaaaactgtttaaaatgagaaaattaaacaaattacacaGAAACAAAAACAGGGAGCTAAGCcctgttataagggacataAGGTTGTTGGAGAAATAGGGGCCTGATGACTTAAATGGGTGTAATCCCATGACTTGTCTTAGCCGACGATTTCAACCCTGAAATTCATGTCCGATTGATACACACTTTGTTACTGGAGTCAATACTTAGAACAATCAAAGGTCGAAATGTCaccttttgaaataattatgttaataacaGGACCTACTATAATACTATGAAACAAACTCGCAAGTTAAAACAATGTCAGTCCTTTAAAGATTACATTTGCTTCTCAAACCCCCTAGTACATGGCAAGTCCGTTAAGCCTATGGTTGTCTTTacttaaatgtgtattgttcAGATGTATttgtaattcaaatgtttacaatgtttCCTGACAGAGCCTGCCTTTGAACACGAGCTTCACTTTAACACAGAAGACAACAACAGTGATGAAACTCATGAAGATACTAATTCATCTCGCCAACCTAGGCAGCGGTGTGCCAAAGCATTACAAATGGAGGAAGATGAGAATAAATCAAAGACAaatatcattgatgtatatgAATGTGAACCAGACCGTGCGAAGTATGTGAATGAATGGTTGTCTTCTAAATACGTTGACCCGACTGTTGACCCAGTCCGGAATCACCATGGAGATGGAACACGGTATGAAGTGAAGGAACGATCAAGTAATTCAACTCCACCCCAGGCAAATTTTGCAGTTATACCGCCTCCTGGTAAAAGAAAGCGATCTGGAGCTGACAATGAAGAAGATCTTTCTTCTTGTAAACGAAAGGCTATCTGTTATGATTCAAGAAATGAACATGGTTATGATGAAAGTCTTCCCAAAGATCAGAGAACAGATAAAAACGATTTAGAGTTTTCCAATGATTCTGCCGGAAAACAAAGTCCAGAGAAAGAGACGTCTagaatcaataaaaatataaattcgCAAATAGATGGATTGACAGATACAATTTCAAACAGTGACGACGACTCGCAACAATGTTCTTCAACTAAAACCAACGAATTTCTTGACCTGAATGTTAATGGCGATCATCCAGCAACGGGTATCGCTGTTAAGCAGAACAACTTATCTCAAACTCGCACTGAAATAGAAACTGATGATATTGGTGCTTCTCTAGATCTGGGCAGCTTACAAAATACGGCAGTTCTAAGCCTGGATGCAAGCCTTCACTTCGAGTCTGAACTTCCGCTTTCTCAAACTGGTTCTCGGGGTTATATGGACACTAGAGGCTTATTGCCGACGGATTCGCAGCTTTTAGCATCTCTTCCTGACACTCTCGATTTGACTGGTTGTTAAATATGGGAACAATATCTTGTTGGCCTACTCGCTTCTCCCCTatgcgacccgggttcgatttccGGCGAGAGCGTATGTGGacttggtttgtggtcaccaagccggacaggATACTCCGGATCCACCCacaacacaataccacactctcgcgtaaaatcaaCCAACGAgagtaattaatataatgttgtgatAACTTtataatcgttgtaaaaataaataggTTTAGACTAAAACTTAtctttttgaatatgtttttttttagagtCTTTACCATCCCGCGAATATGCTTCTTTTGGATTAAACTTACGAATCATTGTCTCTAATCTCAAATGAGTTTGATACTGAGGTAATCTGGAGTCAGCATGGAGATCGGATTATGGAAAAATAGATTAGTTTATTATGCCTGAATTGTAATGTCACtgttttatgaaacttggttacAACGTGTGTCATTAAAGTCTTAGACGAACTCGATATCCTGTCAAATAGTAGCAACATTGTATAGAGTCACCAGGAGACGTCAGATGACCGGCTGATTTGAGGGTCGGATTCCTCAAACAAAGTGTATCACAATAGTCTTAGGCGAATTCTATTGCAGGTCAAAAAGTGGCAGGGgagaggagggggggggggggggggtaaatatataatatgaatgcCTTGTTAACACTTTGGGCA encodes the following:
- the LOC128219883 gene encoding uncharacterized protein LOC128219883 produces the protein MDSGGWLSTRNKTKVVPKQTRIKKRASLGRPRPMTTSSSSRGTSCFPLTQNSPPPRQLFTATKQASLDQFFGTAEEPAFEHELHFNTEDNNSDETHEDTNSSRQPRQRCAKALQMEEDENKSKTNIIDVYECEPDRAKYVNEWLSSKYVDPTVDPVRNHHGDGTRYEVKERSSNSTPPQANFAVIPPPGKRKRSGADNEEDLSSCKRKAICYDSRNEHGYDESLPKDQRTDKNDLEFSNDSAGKQSPEKETSRINKNINSQIDGLTDTISNSDDDSQQCSSTKTNEFLDLNVNGDHPATGIAVKQNNLSQTRTEIETDDIGASLDLGSLQNTAVLSLDASLHFESELPLSQTGSRGYMDTRGLLPTDSQLLASLPDTLDLTGC